A single window of Meiothermus sp. DNA harbors:
- a CDS encoding flavin monoamine oxidase family protein, with protein sequence MIDALVVGAGFAGMVAARELLRRGYRVGVLEARDRVGGRVMAGRVGGVSVDFGGTWRGPTQTALDALAAEFGVGRIPQYATGRRVLEIEGQRKTYRGLVPPIGLRAAWETGKAMAHLNKMARQLSPEAPWQAPEAALWDTQTVADWQARVSSKAARRVFDVATRAILCAEPQEISLLYFLAYIRAAGSLESLAEVKNGAQQDRLEGGMHGLAQKLAESLGASLVLSTPVKAVVQQADSVTVFAEKGQWQARRVIVAVPPLLAAQIAFSPALPERRQKLQASMPMGSVIKCFATYERPFWREQGLSGEAISDTAVVSPVFDLSPPDGSLGILVGFIDGAMARVWSAKTLEERRAEFVRCMVRFFGPEAAHALDYADHDWTKEPWSRGCYEGYMPPLVMTRYGKALREPVGRIHWAGTETATVWTGYVEGAIRSGQRAAQEVAATLS encoded by the coding sequence ATGATCGATGCGCTGGTGGTGGGGGCCGGGTTTGCCGGGATGGTAGCGGCTCGGGAGTTGCTGCGCCGGGGCTACCGGGTGGGGGTGCTCGAGGCCCGCGACCGGGTGGGGGGCCGGGTTATGGCCGGTCGGGTGGGCGGGGTGTCCGTGGACTTTGGGGGCACCTGGCGAGGCCCCACCCAGACCGCCCTGGACGCCCTGGCGGCCGAGTTTGGGGTGGGGCGAATTCCCCAGTACGCTACCGGGCGACGGGTGCTGGAAATAGAGGGGCAACGTAAAACCTACCGCGGGCTGGTGCCGCCCATTGGCCTGCGGGCGGCCTGGGAGACGGGCAAAGCCATGGCCCACCTCAACAAAATGGCCCGGCAACTGTCCCCCGAAGCCCCCTGGCAAGCCCCGGAGGCCGCCCTCTGGGATACTCAAACCGTGGCGGACTGGCAGGCCAGGGTCTCGTCGAAGGCAGCCCGGCGGGTGTTTGATGTGGCCACCCGGGCTATTTTGTGCGCCGAACCCCAGGAGATTTCGCTCTTATATTTTCTCGCCTACATTCGGGCCGCGGGTTCGCTAGAGAGCCTGGCCGAGGTTAAGAACGGGGCCCAGCAAGACCGCCTCGAGGGGGGGATGCACGGGCTGGCGCAAAAACTGGCGGAGAGCCTGGGGGCAAGCCTGGTGCTTTCTACCCCGGTCAAGGCCGTGGTGCAGCAAGCCGATTCGGTCACGGTGTTTGCCGAGAAAGGGCAGTGGCAGGCCCGGCGGGTGATCGTGGCGGTGCCGCCTTTGTTGGCCGCCCAGATTGCCTTTAGTCCGGCCTTGCCAGAGCGGCGCCAAAAGCTCCAGGCCTCGATGCCGATGGGCTCGGTGATCAAGTGCTTTGCCACCTACGAAAGACCCTTCTGGCGTGAGCAGGGGCTTTCCGGCGAGGCCATCAGCGATACGGCAGTGGTGAGCCCGGTGTTTGACCTGAGCCCGCCAGATGGCAGCCTGGGCATTCTGGTGGGTTTCATAGATGGGGCTATGGCCCGGGTGTGGAGCGCAAAAACGCTCGAGGAGCGCCGAGCCGAGTTTGTGCGTTGCATGGTTCGCTTCTTCGGGCCCGAAGCCGCTCATGCCCTGGATTATGCCGACCACGACTGGACAAAAGAGCCCTGGAGTCGGGGCTGCTACGAGGGCTATATGCCGCCCCTGGTAATGACCCGCTACGGTAAGGCCCTGCGCGAGCCGGTAGGCCGGATTCACTGGGCCGGAACCGAGACCGCAACGGTCTGGACAGGGTATGTGGAGGGGGCCATTCGCTCGGGGCAGCGGGCGGCGCAGGAGGTAGCCGCTACACTGAGCTAA
- the rsmI gene encoding 16S rRNA (cytidine(1402)-2'-O)-methyltransferase, whose product MRLILVPTPIGNLEDITLRALRVLKEAEVVACEDTRRTGILLKHFGISKPMVRLDQHTVGNAKRLLEGYERVAYVTDAGTPGISDPGAELVALALKEGWQVEVLPGPTALVPALVASGLPTARFAFEGFLPQKRAERRERLEQVAVGRTVVLYEAPHRLRETLQDLLQMYGPEHPVAIAREISKLHEEVWRGRLGDALEHFKEPRGEFVLVLGPKTLQAQDPRPKAEDLLTQFKGQGLKGKELVKALTEAGVPRNQAYELAHKPDAPEKPSGG is encoded by the coding sequence ATGCGGTTGATTTTGGTACCCACACCTATTGGCAATCTCGAGGACATCACCCTGCGAGCCCTGCGGGTGCTCAAGGAGGCCGAGGTGGTGGCCTGCGAGGACACCCGGCGCACCGGCATTTTGCTCAAGCACTTTGGTATTTCCAAGCCCATGGTACGGCTCGATCAGCACACCGTGGGCAATGCTAAGCGGCTGTTGGAGGGCTACGAACGGGTCGCCTACGTGACCGACGCCGGCACACCGGGCATCTCCGATCCCGGCGCCGAGCTGGTGGCCCTGGCTCTAAAGGAAGGCTGGCAGGTGGAGGTGCTTCCCGGCCCCACGGCCTTAGTGCCGGCGCTGGTAGCCTCGGGCCTACCCACGGCCCGTTTTGCCTTCGAGGGATTCTTGCCCCAAAAGCGCGCGGAGCGCAGGGAACGGCTGGAACAAGTGGCGGTGGGCCGCACGGTGGTGCTCTACGAAGCACCCCACCGCCTGCGCGAAACCCTGCAAGACCTACTCCAGATGTACGGCCCCGAACATCCGGTAGCCATTGCCCGCGAGATTTCCAAGCTACACGAGGAAGTCTGGCGGGGCCGCCTGGGCGATGCGCTGGAACACTTCAAAGAGCCCCGAGGCGAGTTTGTGCTGGTGTTGGGGCCAAAGACACTTCAAGCCCAAGACCCAAGGCCCAAAGCCGAAGATTTGCTGACACAGTTCAAGGGGCAAGGGCTGAAGGGTAAGGAGCTGGTCAAAGCCCTGACCGAAGCGGGGGTTCCCCGCAACCAGGCCTATGAGCTGGCCCACAAACCGGATGCGCCGGAAAAGCCATCGGGCGGGTAG
- a CDS encoding site-2 protease family protein, producing MFSRAIRLPFRLLGIPVSLDLSFLVVLPLFAFLIGSQLPVYLRLLQISAPPELLQGPTPYLLGLLAALGLFLSVLIHELGHALTARAYGVQTREITLWLLGGVAQLEQIPRARGAEAVIAIAGPIVSVLLSGLFGLLRGLVPAAAAEAQFLLGYLALINLSLALFNLLPALPLDGGRILRSLLALYQPYLVATRTAVATSKVLAFGLGLLGLLIGNLFMLLIAFFVFMAASAEAEQAVLSRTLEGLRVRDLMTRAVSTVPPSLSVAELLEKMLQERHVGYPVVEEGRLLGLISLEDLQGASPQTRVLERMRPPLQVNETTEALEALQRMAQEGFSRLLITDTEGNLVGILSKTDLLRALQLRAAQMSLSQHSTASPDRA from the coding sequence ATGTTCTCCCGCGCTATAAGGCTTCCCTTTCGGCTCCTGGGCATCCCGGTCTCGCTCGACCTGAGCTTTCTGGTCGTGCTGCCTTTATTTGCCTTCCTGATCGGCAGCCAGCTTCCGGTCTATTTGCGGCTACTGCAAATTAGTGCGCCGCCAGAACTGTTGCAAGGCCCCACCCCCTACCTGCTGGGCTTGCTGGCGGCCTTGGGACTTTTCCTTAGTGTGCTCATCCACGAGCTTGGTCATGCCCTCACGGCACGGGCCTACGGGGTACAGACCCGCGAAATTACCCTGTGGCTGTTGGGTGGGGTGGCGCAGCTCGAGCAAATCCCCCGCGCCCGCGGCGCCGAGGCCGTGATTGCCATCGCCGGCCCCATCGTGAGCGTGCTGCTCTCGGGGCTGTTTGGTCTGCTGCGCGGACTCGTACCCGCCGCCGCTGCCGAAGCGCAGTTTTTGCTGGGCTATCTGGCCCTCATCAACCTAAGTCTGGCACTTTTTAATTTGCTCCCGGCCCTGCCACTCGATGGCGGACGCATCCTGCGCAGCCTGCTGGCGCTTTACCAGCCCTACCTCGTCGCTACCCGCACCGCCGTGGCCACCAGCAAAGTGCTGGCCTTTGGCCTGGGCCTGCTGGGCTTGCTCATAGGCAACCTCTTCATGCTCCTGATTGCCTTCTTCGTCTTCATGGCCGCCAGCGCCGAGGCCGAACAAGCCGTGCTGAGCCGCACCCTGGAGGGCCTTCGGGTGCGCGACCTGATGACCCGAGCAGTCAGTACCGTGCCCCCCAGCCTAAGCGTGGCCGAGCTCCTGGAAAAAATGCTGCAGGAACGGCACGTGGGCTACCCGGTGGTGGAAGAGGGGCGGCTCTTGGGCCTCATAAGTCTGGAAGACCTGCAAGGGGCCTCACCGCAGACACGGGTGCTCGAGCGCATGCGCCCCCCATTGCAGGTAAACGAAACCACCGAGGCCCTCGAGGCTTTGCAGCGCATGGCCCAGGAGGGGTTCTCGAGGCTGCTCATCACCGATACCGAGGGCAACCTGGTGGGCATCCTGAGCAAAACCGATCTGCTGCGGGCCCTGCAACTCCGGGCCGCACAGATGAGTTTGAGCCAGCATTCCACTGCTTCGCCGGACAGGGCTTGA